The Pseudomonas sp. TH06 genome has a window encoding:
- the tssC gene encoding type VI secretion system contractile sheath large subunit → MSTSAAQEKSAGNGEYSILDSIIAETRLTPDDEAYDIAKRGVSAFIEELLKPQNNGEPVKKAMVDRMIAEIDAKLSRQMDEILHHPDFQALESSWRGLQLLVDRTNFRENIKIEILNVSKDDLLDDFEDSPEVMQSGLYKHIYTAEYGQFGGQPVGAIIANYYMSPSSPDVKLMQYVSSVACMSHAPFIAAAGPKFFGLESFTGLPDLKDLKDHFEGPQFAKWQSFRTSEDSRYVGLTVPRFLLRNPYDPEENPVKSFVYKETVANSHEHYLWGNTAYAFGTKLTDSFAKFRWCPNIIGPQSGGAVEDLPLHHFESMGEIETKIPTEVLVSDRREYELAEEGFISLTMRKGSDNAAFFSASSVQKPKFFGISAEGKAAELNYKLGTQLPYMMIVNRLAHYLKVLQREQLGSWKERTDLELELNKWIRQYVADQENPSAEVRGRRPLRAAQIIVSDVEGEPGWYRVSLNVRPHFKYMGADFTLSLVGKLDKE, encoded by the coding sequence ATGAGCACTAGCGCAGCACAAGAGAAGAGCGCCGGCAACGGCGAGTACAGCATTCTCGACAGCATCATCGCCGAAACCCGTCTGACTCCGGACGACGAAGCCTACGACATCGCCAAGCGTGGTGTGTCGGCGTTCATCGAAGAACTGCTCAAGCCGCAGAACAACGGTGAGCCGGTCAAGAAGGCCATGGTTGACCGCATGATCGCCGAGATCGATGCCAAGCTCAGCCGTCAGATGGACGAAATCCTGCACCACCCGGATTTCCAGGCGCTGGAATCGTCGTGGCGTGGTCTGCAGTTGCTGGTCGACCGCACCAACTTCCGCGAAAACATCAAGATCGAAATCCTCAACGTCTCCAAAGACGACCTGCTGGACGATTTCGAAGATTCGCCGGAAGTCATGCAGTCGGGCCTGTACAAGCACATCTACACTGCTGAATACGGCCAGTTCGGTGGTCAGCCGGTTGGCGCGATCATCGCCAACTACTACATGTCGCCAAGCTCACCGGACGTGAAACTGATGCAGTACGTGTCCAGCGTAGCCTGCATGTCCCACGCACCGTTCATTGCCGCTGCCGGCCCGAAATTCTTCGGTCTGGAAAGCTTCACCGGCCTGCCGGATCTGAAAGATCTGAAAGACCACTTCGAAGGCCCGCAATTCGCCAAATGGCAGAGCTTCCGTACTTCGGAAGACTCCCGCTACGTCGGTCTGACCGTGCCGCGTTTCCTGCTGCGTAACCCGTACGACCCGGAAGAAAACCCGGTCAAATCGTTCGTGTACAAGGAAACCGTTGCCAACAGCCACGAGCACTACCTGTGGGGCAACACCGCTTACGCGTTCGGCACCAAGCTGACCGACAGCTTCGCCAAATTCCGCTGGTGCCCGAACATTATCGGCCCACAGAGCGGCGGTGCGGTTGAGGACTTGCCTCTGCACCACTTCGAAAGCATGGGCGAAATCGAAACCAAGATCCCTACTGAAGTTCTGGTTTCCGACCGTCGTGAATACGAACTGGCCGAGGAAGGCTTCATCTCCCTGACCATGCGTAAAGGCTCCGACAACGCGGCGTTCTTCTCCGCAAGCTCGGTGCAGAAGCCGAAGTTCTTCGGCATCAGCGCAGAAGGCAAGGCGGCAGAGCTGAACTACAAGCTCGGCACCCAACTGCCGTACATGATGATCGTCAACCGCCTGGCTCACTACTTGAAAGTGCTGCAGCGCGAGCAACTCGGTTCGTGGAAAGAACGTACCGACCTCGAGCTGGAACTCAACAAGTGGATCCGTCAGTACGTTGCCGACCAGGAAAACCCGAGCGCCGAAGTACGTGGCCGTCGTCCGCTGCGCGCTGCGCAAATCATCGTCAGCGATGTTGAAGGCGAGCCGGGCTGGTACCGCGTGAGCTTGAACGTGCGTCCGCACTTCAAGTACATGGGTGCCGATTTCACCCTGTCGCTGGTTGGCAAGCTGGACAAAGAGTAA
- the tssB gene encoding type VI secretion system contractile sheath small subunit has protein sequence MAKEGSVAPKERINVTFKPATGGAQEEIELPLKLLAIGDYTHRKDDRKIEDRKPISIDKMTFDEVLAKQELGLTLSVPNRLQEDGEADELAVQLRVNSMKDFNPASLVEQVPELKKLMELRDALVALKGPLGNAPAFRKAIEGVLADDESRGRVLGELGLNAAAPDA, from the coding sequence ATGGCCAAAGAAGGCTCGGTAGCCCCCAAGGAACGCATCAACGTCACCTTCAAACCCGCCACCGGCGGTGCTCAGGAAGAGATTGAATTGCCGCTGAAGCTGCTGGCAATCGGTGACTACACCCACCGCAAGGACGATCGCAAAATCGAAGATCGCAAGCCGATCAGCATCGACAAGATGACCTTCGACGAAGTGTTGGCCAAGCAAGAACTGGGTCTGACGCTGAGCGTGCCGAACCGTCTGCAAGAAGATGGCGAGGCCGACGAGCTGGCTGTGCAACTGCGCGTCAATTCGATGAAGGACTTCAACCCGGCCAGCCTGGTCGAGCAAGTGCCTGAGCTGAAAAAACTGATGGAACTGCGCGATGCGCTGGTGGCCCTCAAAGGCCCGCTGGGTAACGCACCTGCGTTCCGTAAAGCCATCGAAGGCGTGCTCGCCGACGACGAATCCCGCGGTCGCGTACTCGGTGAGCTGGGCCTGAACGCCGCAGCCCCGGACGCCTGA
- the tssA gene encoding type VI secretion system protein TssA gives MSYSSKLSAHYLELAKVSVSKENFAGEDVRFSSEFEALESELAKASSMHESGQIDWLKIRENSENLLRTQSKDLRVGAWLTWSLYQRESFPGLLAGLGLLHHLSENNWADVHPLKPRTRAAAIGWLVPRLEQVITENIAIKEQLPMFRQLSEHLSGLEAACAEHLGDDSPLLLPISRRLKTMIQRAADNQPAPGVVGAAVAQVKQAASQLLAPGAPIDNERDAHKALRAQQESARPLCAWWLKQKATDLRALRLNRTLLWMTIDAVPERNAEQITVLRGLPVDKLKQYQDRFDQGKYADLLVELEASLAKAPFWFDGQRMVWECLQNLNAELAMREVEIHFALLVQRLPGIVELRFHDGAPFADPVTRAWIAANVMPHLQSASAPRKVENDNVETQPAWEKALEEVLPILRKEGLKPAVQILKQGLQSAHGGRERFFWQFALARLCFMAKKYELAKNQLETLDQTLQDSGLHAWEPDLALEVLHLLHSCCELLPQNHAVRERKEEIYRRLCHLDLEVVLE, from the coding sequence ATGTCCTACTCAAGCAAACTTTCCGCCCATTACCTCGAACTCGCAAAAGTCTCTGTTTCCAAAGAGAATTTCGCGGGCGAAGACGTTCGTTTTTCGAGCGAATTCGAGGCGCTGGAAAGCGAGCTGGCCAAAGCCTCTTCGATGCATGAAAGCGGGCAGATCGACTGGCTGAAAATTCGCGAAAACAGCGAAAACCTCCTGCGTACTCAATCCAAGGATCTGCGTGTCGGCGCCTGGCTGACCTGGTCGCTGTACCAGCGTGAATCCTTCCCCGGGCTGCTGGCCGGTCTCGGTTTGCTGCACCATCTGTCGGAAAACAACTGGGCCGACGTCCACCCGCTCAAACCCCGCACCCGTGCCGCCGCGATTGGCTGGCTGGTGCCGCGTCTTGAGCAGGTCATCACCGAAAACATCGCGATCAAAGAGCAACTGCCGATGTTCCGGCAGCTCTCCGAGCACCTGTCCGGCCTCGAGGCCGCGTGTGCTGAGCACCTGGGTGATGATTCGCCGCTGCTGCTGCCGATCTCCCGCCGCCTGAAAACCATGATCCAGCGTGCGGCTGACAATCAGCCGGCCCCCGGCGTCGTGGGTGCAGCGGTGGCGCAGGTCAAGCAGGCAGCCAGTCAGTTGCTCGCCCCCGGCGCACCGATCGATAACGAAAGAGATGCGCACAAAGCGCTGCGTGCCCAGCAGGAAAGCGCCCGCCCGTTGTGCGCCTGGTGGCTCAAACAGAAAGCCACCGACTTGCGTGCCCTGCGTCTGAACCGCACATTGCTGTGGATGACCATCGACGCGGTGCCTGAGCGCAACGCCGAACAGATCACCGTGCTGCGCGGCTTGCCGGTCGACAAGCTCAAGCAATATCAGGATCGCTTCGATCAGGGTAAATACGCCGACCTCTTGGTGGAATTGGAGGCGAGCCTGGCGAAGGCGCCGTTCTGGTTCGATGGCCAGAGGATGGTCTGGGAATGTCTCCAGAACCTCAACGCCGAGTTGGCAATGCGCGAAGTGGAAATCCACTTCGCGCTTTTGGTTCAGCGTCTGCCTGGCATTGTCGAGTTGCGTTTTCACGACGGCGCGCCATTTGCCGACCCGGTCACCCGGGCGTGGATCGCTGCCAATGTCATGCCGCATCTGCAAAGCGCCAGTGCGCCGCGCAAGGTCGAAAACGACAACGTCGAAACCCAGCCCGCCTGGGAGAAAGCCCTCGAAGAAGTCCTGCCGATTCTGCGCAAGGAAGGCCTCAAGCCTGCCGTGCAGATCCTCAAGCAAGGGCTGCAATCGGCCCATGGCGGGCGCGAGCGCTTCTTCTGGCAGTTCGCGCTCGCCCGGCTGTGCTTCATGGCCAAGAAATACGAACTGGCCAAGAACCAGCTGGAAACCCTCGATCAGACATTACAGGACTCAGGCCTGCACGCCTGGGAGCCCGATCTTGCATTGGAAGTGCTGCACCTGCTGCACAGTTGCTGCGAGTTGTTGCCGCAGAACCATGCAGTGCGTGAACGCAAGGAAGAGATTTATCGCAGGCTGTGCCACCTCGATCTCGAAGTGGTACTCGAATAG